Proteins from a genomic interval of Petrotoga miotherma DSM 10691:
- the rsxC gene encoding electron transport complex subunit RsxC, translated as MPILTFKGGVHPPEKKHFTKDKPFEKLPLPDFVYLFTTNHLGAPAKPIVKEGDQVKTGQLVAETAGNISANIHSSVTGEVVGIESFINASTGRKNNAIVIKRTSEDIWEYIEHDENFKNFSKEEIINIVKKAGIVGLGGAMFPSHVKLSIPPGKKVDYLIINGAECEPYITVDDMMMRTYTEEIIKGIKIIEYIVNPEKIYVGIEENKPEAIKIMKNALKNENIEVAILKTKYPQGAEKQLIKAVTKREVPSGGLPIDAGTLVFNVSTTYAIYDAVINGKPLVERGITLSGGVKKPGNYWFRIGTKVSDLLNQVEIVEEEKIDRIIYGGPMMGLPLPNIDLPTFKGNNAITVLTKEEIPQKHEYPCIRCASCVKACPIGLQPYYLKKLADARKNDIAQENGIMDCIECGACSYICPSNIELVKTFKTTKKVIKAIHTHFRNRSKQRLTKGKVS; from the coding sequence GTGCCAATATTAACTTTTAAAGGTGGCGTACATCCGCCCGAGAAAAAGCATTTTACAAAGGATAAGCCTTTTGAAAAACTGCCTTTGCCCGATTTTGTATACCTATTCACAACTAACCATCTCGGAGCTCCTGCTAAGCCAATCGTAAAAGAAGGAGATCAAGTGAAAACAGGGCAATTAGTAGCAGAGACTGCTGGTAATATTTCAGCAAACATACATTCTTCTGTTACGGGGGAAGTTGTTGGAATAGAATCATTTATAAATGCCTCCACAGGAAGAAAGAATAATGCAATAGTCATAAAAAGAACTTCGGAAGATATTTGGGAATATATTGAACACGATGAGAACTTTAAAAATTTTTCAAAGGAAGAAATAATTAACATTGTTAAAAAAGCGGGTATAGTGGGATTAGGGGGTGCTATGTTCCCATCTCATGTAAAATTAAGTATACCCCCAGGCAAAAAAGTCGATTACTTAATAATCAATGGGGCAGAATGTGAACCATACATAACTGTCGATGATATGATGATGAGAACATACACAGAAGAAATCATAAAAGGAATAAAAATAATAGAATATATAGTTAATCCAGAAAAAATTTATGTGGGCATCGAAGAAAACAAACCTGAAGCGATAAAAATTATGAAAAACGCTTTAAAAAACGAAAATATCGAGGTTGCAATTTTAAAAACAAAATATCCTCAAGGTGCAGAAAAACAATTAATCAAAGCTGTCACTAAAAGGGAAGTCCCTTCAGGAGGGTTACCTATAGATGCAGGGACTTTAGTTTTTAACGTTTCCACTACCTATGCAATTTATGATGCAGTAATCAATGGAAAACCTTTGGTTGAACGCGGAATCACTTTGAGCGGGGGCGTTAAAAAACCCGGTAACTATTGGTTCCGAATTGGAACTAAGGTTTCAGATCTTTTAAATCAAGTAGAAATCGTTGAAGAGGAAAAGATCGATAGAATAATCTATGGCGGGCCAATGATGGGATTACCTTTACCCAATATTGATTTACCAACTTTCAAGGGAAATAATGCAATCACCGTTTTAACAAAAGAAGAAATACCACAAAAACATGAATATCCATGCATTAGATGTGCTTCTTGCGTTAAAGCATGCCCTATAGGGCTACAACCTTATTATCTAAAAAAACTTGCTGATGCTAGGAAAAATGACATAGCACAAGAAAATGGAATTATGGATTGTATAGAATGTGGTGCTTGTTCTTACATTTGTCCATCAAATATAGAGCTAGTTAAAACATTCAAGACAACAAAAAAGGTTATAAAAGCCATTCATACCCACTTCAGAAATAGGTCAAAGCAACGATTAACTAAAGGTAAAGTAAGTTAA